The Rhizobium grahamii DNA window GGGCGTTTCCGATCGATGCGGCGACCCAGGTGCAGGCCTGGCGGCCTGATCGGATGGCCGCGGCGCCGGAGCAGTGGCAGGACGTCGTCGCGCTCGCAAAAGCGGGTGAAGTGCTGCTTCCCTTACGTTCGCCCCACTCGCTGATGTGCCTGTTCACGCTGGCGGGCCAGCTTGGGCGACCGTGCTCGGTCGATCGGGGAGGGCAATTCGTCGATCGCGAGATTGGAACGCAGGCGATCGAGATGATCCGCGAGCTGGCCGGTCTCATCGATCCGCTCTGCGTCACGATGGATCCCATTGCCGTCCTGGACCGCATGGCGGAGAACGGCTCGCGCTACAGTCTCGCGCCGTTGATCTATGGCTATGTGAATTACACGCTGCAAGGTTTCCTGCCCCATCGCATCGCCTTTGCCGACATTCCGCTTGCAGGTTCGAACGCTCCGGTCGGCTCTGCGCTCGGCGGCACTGGAATTGCGGTTTCAGCCTTCAGCGCGAATAGGCAGGCGGCGATCGATTTCGCCTATTGGATCGCCAGTGGCGACGTGCAGGCTGGCCCATACTGGCAAAGCGGTGGCCAGCCTGGCCATGCCGCCGGCTGGGAGGATGATGGAGCCAACGAGGCCACGTTGTCCTTTTATCGCAACACGAGAAAAACG harbors:
- a CDS encoding extracellular solute-binding protein, with the translated sequence MITLKGMTWSHPRGYDPMVACSQDWLEKTGVSITWDKRSLQDFESYPVEELARNYDLIVIDHPHVGQITAENCLAPLDEEGREAAFAALAKGTVGASFPSYNWQGRQWAFPIDAATQVQAWRPDRMAAAPEQWQDVVALAKAGEVLLPLRSPHSLMCLFTLAGQLGRPCSVDRGGQFVDREIGTQAIEMIRELAGLIDPLCVTMDPIAVLDRMAENGSRYSLAPLIYGYVNYTLQGFLPHRIAFADIPLAGSNAPVGSALGGTGIAVSAFSANRQAAIDFAYWIASGDVQAGPYWQSGGQPGHAAGWEDDGANEATLSFYRNTRKTLEGAWLRPRHDGYMPFQEAASQRINQAVMGAERAVVAIDDLNQLFEKSFL